GTAAGTTTTGTATCTGTAAGTCCCAAAATCTTTAAATTTTGTAATTGATAAAGTGTTGAGGGTAATTTGTATAGCGGACAATTTTCAATGCGGAGTGTTTTTAATTTAGTTAATTGAAATATTGAATCAGGAATTGAAGCTAAATCAGTTCCCCTAAGCATTAAAAATTCTAATGATTTTATATTTGTTATCCACTCTGGAAATACTTGGATTGGACAATTTAAGACTGATATTTTTTTAAGCTTTTTTAAGCTTGCGATTTCATTTGGAAGTTCAAAATCATTCAAATAATAAATACTTGTATCGGCTTGAATTTCTAAAACTTTAAGATTTACAAATTTTGAAAAGATTTCTCCTTGATATTTCAAATTTTGATCATAAGAAAGGAGTTTTAGTTCTAGACAATTTTCAGGATTTTTACAAGCCTCTATTAATGATGAGAATTTAGATTTCTTGAATAAAATCATTTTTCTATTAGATATATATTGTTTTCGGTATGTCAGTGGGTGTGGCTCTAATTTAGGCTCATTTTCCGGCTTTATCAAATCATTCAAATACAAAAACATTTTCCATTTAGTCTATTGCCCAAATCCGTTGTAGTAGCTGTTAACTGTCGTTATTGTATGCTTTTCTTCTCAATCTGGTGCTCGTTTGCAACGAGTACCTATTTATTTATAGAAACTAAATGAAGCGTTTGTAACGCGGCTGTTTACATGTATTTCTTACAAATTTATAGAGAACTTTTGTTTTAATAGCCGCATTACAAATGCTACAATTTATCTTTTAATTTATTTAGGTACTCGTTGCAAACGAGCACCAGAGGGAAATACCACAGTTTATATTTTAATTTATGTGCGCACTCGTTGCAAACGATCACCAGAGGGATATTCAGGCTTATATTCTATTTTTTATGCATTGCTAACGTTTTGCTATTAGGCGATGTAGCGGTTAAAATTCACTATTTTATCTGTTTTGCGCGAAATTTTACAGATACAAAATTATCAAATAACCATTGCGTTATATCGCTTAGTGCTGTTGTATGACGGCTATTTCTCTTCGGAATTGTATTTTTGAAAAGTTTTTAAGATTTTAGTAGGAAATATGGAAGTTATATTCTACTTTTGTACTCACAATTACCCAACTACATATTT
The Flavobacterium flavigenum genome window above contains:
- a CDS encoding leucine-rich repeat domain-containing protein — encoded protein: MNDLIKPENEPKLEPHPLTYRKQYISNRKMILFKKSKFSSLIEACKNPENCLELKLLSYDQNLKYQGEIFSKFVNLKVLEIQADTSIYYLNDFELPNEIASLKKLKKISVLNCPIQVFPEWITNIKSLEFLMLRGTDLASIPDSIFQLTKLKTLRIENCPLYKLPSTLYQLQNLKILGLTDTKLTNLDWNLFPSNLKEINFSGTGIYNIEDLINLKNKMKKPGYFHKTGY